The proteins below are encoded in one region of Borrelia sp. A-FGy1:
- a CDS encoding immunogenic protein P37 — MNLMIKVLLISSLFSSLISCKLYETINKSQQDLANNKSLLEKDNKRSGRKARSISYKEVNNQEQKNENRSNKKEVKDNEKGNNLGIQADGILNTNPSVASEKYANRQPQQVNIIPNDSNEAKQAKKIIQEISTSLEEVEKITAALETTRSALDKIKSTLDDARSYFNTARSGTNKADPALLPNLDQAIRKVNSSYASANSNYSDAVGALANSKNDFEYAQRKANDALQEAINNSNTLGYQYALYHNYMTDAKNAMGKAKVSLETTKHKQKCLNSNMPQANSDFEELNVIYKNLKDVDSK, encoded by the coding sequence ATGAATTTAATGATTAAAGTGTTATTGATATCCAGTTTATTTTCTAGCCTTATCTCTTGTAAGCTATATGAGACTATAAATAAATCTCAACAGGATTTAGCTAATAATAAATCTCTTCTAGAAAAAGACAACAAAAGAAGTGGTCGTAAAGCTAGAAGTATTAGTTATAAGGAAGTAAATAATCAAGAACAAAAAAATGAAAATAGAAGTAACAAAAAAGAAGTAAAAGATAATGAAAAAGGCAATAATTTAGGTATACAAGCAGATGGTATTCTAAACACAAATCCTTCCGTTGCTAGTGAAAAATATGCTAATAGACAACCGCAACAAGTTAATATTATCCCTAATGACTCTAATGAAGCTAAGCAAGCTAAGAAAATTATACAAGAAATTTCTACCTCTTTAGAAGAAGTTGAAAAAATAACTGCAGCTTTAGAAACAACAAGATCAGCCCTTGATAAGATAAAAAGTACACTTGATGATGCTCGTTCTTATTTCAATACTGCTAGATCTGGAACTAATAAAGCTGACCCAGCCTTATTGCCTAACCTTGATCAAGCAATTAGAAAAGTTAATAGCAGCTATGCTTCTGCTAACTCTAATTACTCAGATGCAGTTGGTGCTTTAGCAAATTCCAAGAACGATTTTGAGTATGCACAAAGAAAAGCAAACGATGCTCTACAAGAAGCCATAAATAATAGCAATACTCTAGGCTACCAATATGCTCTCTACCACAATTATATGACTGATGCTAAAAATGCAATGGGCAAAGCTAAAGTTAGCCTTGAGACTACTAAGCATAAACAAAAATGTCTTAATTCCAACATGCCTCAAGCAAATTCAGACTTTGAAGAGTTAAATGTTATATATAAAAACTTAAAAGATGTGGACTCTAAATAA